In the Pseudomonas sp. ADAK2 genome, one interval contains:
- a CDS encoding dermonecrotic toxin domain-containing protein, whose translation MDRLPNEHAETLDLHFDALSARPRRDERLFLAASARWEDCRQAFIELMADAPKDHWDAWWAERAPGTAVSRWTRATQLFRAHFDAAAQVTFAQGLLDVEQLKTLQASVDPAQNPGDPAAVTTERLGGPPVLHEGGWTAALVITAASGPVLYLPARQPAFLPFKQRSALEDHLSREQLSILADSPQHDPLLAALSRWREHYVEVQHSAFTLFATPPEFNEIEKAEEVTPLFGSLTAELPLSDRRRALQQQRQAIETLLDDAQGVPDATRLLALQEQLDALTRAEENARTAAVALLDRSPATRLLELRQRPNAQYDALYQARLAGLRAEAAVQRLLQHISDEEHRWLEAVLDNPKRADRTLEVMAARLSLSLSETATLDGSLVITPEAPGHSLLLYWPGSAGGLQRFDSRQALEQAVFKLHAIDTGLTLHLTPVAGDPFDYGLQSQLYACEQHVATLLADYPVPRHQEQRRVELEKRVLETVDGLGVPVHEAREQAYADILEQQQTHTLAGHLPQWLGRSSDAERARLKASITAFIAAMKRSHRLIERDLPHRDDFSHKRVDECLRRDFALTQGFSVTLDLPDSTTWQKTLLEGAAPGTPQKNVLIASEQRSRLSIAQLAHINIDQALWWRMSLMKVEVSAESATERDTLIQGLTSSYLRTLITELDLAGHYEGLIVRAFMGSSSATAFDNAHRRECLVEPFRLMLKMRGDSALLQKQIDQDGWNILSSAIDAKTANGQRIVLQPASLTVGGADTEDGATGLSGVTFIEEQISGVTLLYLPDSPDGRFFYQRATLELARQLLFDLCLRPTMVDYLAGRALEGDYSRHLSRINQARQRNFDALIGVGMPWPANTSLAAHLLNAHMGRLIEAHRATSRSNTALSLERYALQGGVMFNYLKMAMGMVPFVGSAIALYDAWDSANLAVAAFLRGEVGHGLAQLESVLLSLIDAAMDILPSVSAHTLTRQRQSYALAKGAARFNRGSLRKARRLMDRFEGYEYEGAISLAGLQPGSEGLYRNVYRHALGDFIIHQGRVYQVRLLDRTLRLFGTRRRAYQQPIAFDETVGHWDTYFAVHGTLYNQGLWGGGNLVGHLADGLEPIWPAAIRRWLPRWLIDRGADRQRRLGNTIDALSRQLDTRHRTQNAALQQYAASDDATRRLTLDAVDAGCVSDIELATQRYQRTREMLPLSHGNRRQQTQELLSQSALVVVERTIHRVDLARDRCLYYLDDIAGITEQLLKLPSGSIQRSLHLTRQMRQLRMKLIHELQGIDANLEQLDLWRRRLQVRADKASVAEDLERIDTALSEVRRDYLKTLNHLPLLTHYDRILDPAWMYLHGRMGRARTKVYDALNTQNSLPEVIANVHRRNQILGECLEVYEQFGRDLNVWVAGYGQHLDLPWVAPLQGLLEKMSNHARHGIKHGIKQAPNAKDSGKEIFETDGNRLLIGTKAVDPATRQTRFIMPGEDGRVENWLPASAGQYRRQVPSEPLLPDAVVDRKVLLTEARQRLAAQDNYRLKVDGYARQNMRPADLDYMMTSEAAELRLRARRIARVSAQEPIIAQLNTKAERLIEAGRELRIAQILNSKTPTEGYLDDLHQLATPDQPLVEIRKVGTLVDLGRRADGRPDFLQEYEVLDLTRPTPTPLWYAHFHYGSAKPVFNRFDKAHLKTPEQRNLGLKWQQKLASTGATVDPIWRGPIGEPLAIQYFESLF comes from the coding sequence ATGGACAGACTACCCAACGAACACGCAGAAACCCTCGACCTTCACTTCGATGCCCTCAGCGCCCGACCGCGCCGTGATGAACGCCTGTTTCTGGCGGCGTCGGCGCGCTGGGAGGACTGTCGCCAAGCATTTATTGAACTCATGGCGGATGCCCCCAAGGATCACTGGGACGCCTGGTGGGCGGAGCGGGCGCCGGGCACGGCGGTGTCCCGATGGACGCGGGCGACCCAATTGTTTCGCGCGCACTTCGATGCGGCCGCGCAGGTGACTTTCGCGCAAGGGCTACTCGACGTCGAGCAACTGAAAACCCTGCAAGCGTCGGTGGATCCGGCGCAAAACCCCGGGGATCCGGCCGCAGTGACCACCGAGCGGCTAGGTGGCCCGCCGGTGCTGCACGAGGGCGGATGGACTGCCGCGCTGGTGATCACGGCCGCCAGCGGACCGGTGCTCTACCTGCCCGCGCGGCAACCGGCCTTTCTGCCGTTCAAGCAGCGCTCGGCGCTTGAAGACCACTTGAGCCGCGAGCAATTGTCCATCCTCGCCGACAGCCCGCAGCATGATCCATTGTTGGCGGCCCTCAGCCGATGGCGTGAGCATTACGTCGAAGTCCAGCACAGCGCGTTTACGCTTTTTGCCACGCCACCTGAGTTCAACGAGATCGAGAAAGCGGAAGAAGTCACTCCGCTGTTCGGCTCGCTGACTGCCGAACTGCCTTTAAGTGATCGTCGCCGAGCGTTGCAGCAGCAACGGCAGGCCATCGAAACCTTGCTCGATGATGCCCAAGGGGTGCCGGACGCGACCCGTCTGCTGGCGCTTCAGGAACAGCTCGACGCATTGACCCGCGCGGAAGAAAACGCCCGCACCGCAGCCGTCGCATTGCTGGATCGAAGCCCGGCCACGCGCCTGCTGGAACTGCGTCAGCGGCCGAACGCCCAGTACGACGCGTTGTATCAGGCGCGTCTCGCCGGCTTGCGGGCCGAAGCCGCGGTGCAACGGCTGTTGCAGCACATCTCTGACGAAGAACACCGTTGGCTCGAAGCCGTGCTGGATAACCCCAAACGCGCCGACCGAACACTGGAGGTGATGGCAGCCCGTTTGAGTCTGTCGCTCAGTGAAACGGCGACACTGGATGGGTCGCTGGTCATCACCCCTGAAGCACCCGGCCACAGCCTGCTGCTTTACTGGCCCGGCAGCGCGGGCGGGTTGCAGCGCTTTGATTCGCGTCAGGCGCTGGAACAGGCGGTGTTCAAACTGCACGCCATCGACACCGGCCTGACCTTGCACCTCACGCCCGTGGCTGGCGATCCCTTTGACTACGGGTTGCAGAGCCAGCTGTATGCCTGTGAACAGCACGTTGCCACGTTGCTGGCCGACTACCCGGTGCCGCGCCATCAGGAACAGCGCCGGGTCGAACTGGAAAAACGCGTACTGGAAACCGTCGACGGCCTCGGCGTGCCGGTGCATGAAGCCCGCGAGCAGGCGTACGCGGACATCCTCGAACAACAACAGACCCACACCCTGGCCGGACACCTGCCGCAGTGGCTTGGCCGGTCATCTGATGCCGAGCGAGCGCGGCTCAAGGCGTCGATCACGGCTTTCATCGCGGCGATGAAGCGTTCCCATAGGCTGATCGAACGGGACCTGCCGCACCGGGATGATTTCAGCCACAAGCGGGTCGATGAGTGCTTGCGCCGGGACTTCGCACTTACACAAGGTTTCAGCGTCACCCTGGACCTGCCGGATTCCACCACCTGGCAAAAAACCTTGCTGGAAGGGGCGGCGCCGGGCACGCCGCAAAAGAATGTGCTGATCGCCAGTGAGCAACGCAGCAGGTTGTCGATCGCGCAACTGGCGCACATCAATATCGATCAGGCGCTGTGGTGGCGAATGTCGCTGATGAAGGTCGAGGTCAGCGCGGAGTCAGCCACCGAGCGCGACACACTGATTCAGGGACTGACCTCGTCGTACCTGCGCACCCTGATCACCGAGCTGGACCTGGCCGGGCATTACGAGGGGCTGATTGTCCGGGCCTTCATGGGCTCGTCGTCGGCGACCGCGTTCGATAACGCCCATCGCCGTGAATGCCTGGTCGAACCGTTTCGCCTGATGCTGAAAATGCGCGGCGACTCGGCCCTGCTGCAAAAACAGATCGACCAGGACGGTTGGAACATCCTGAGCAGCGCCATCGACGCCAAGACTGCCAATGGCCAACGCATTGTATTGCAGCCGGCCAGCCTGACGGTCGGCGGGGCGGATACCGAGGACGGCGCAACCGGGTTGTCGGGCGTCACCTTTATCGAGGAACAAATCAGCGGCGTGACACTGCTCTACTTGCCCGACAGCCCCGATGGCCGCTTTTTCTACCAGCGCGCCACGCTGGAACTGGCGCGCCAGTTGTTGTTCGACCTGTGCCTGCGCCCGACCATGGTCGACTACCTGGCGGGGCGCGCCTTGGAGGGCGATTACAGTCGTCATCTGAGCCGGATCAATCAGGCGCGCCAGCGCAATTTCGATGCCTTGATCGGGGTCGGCATGCCTTGGCCGGCGAACACCTCGCTGGCCGCCCATCTGCTCAACGCCCATATGGGGCGGTTGATCGAAGCGCACCGCGCGACGTCACGCTCCAACACCGCGTTGTCCCTTGAGCGCTACGCGTTGCAGGGCGGCGTGATGTTCAACTACCTGAAAATGGCCATGGGCATGGTGCCGTTTGTGGGCAGTGCGATTGCGCTATATGACGCCTGGGACAGCGCCAATCTGGCGGTTGCCGCCTTCTTGCGCGGCGAAGTCGGGCATGGTCTGGCGCAACTGGAGTCGGTGCTGTTGTCGCTGATCGATGCGGCCATGGACATCTTGCCCAGTGTGTCGGCGCATACGTTGACCCGGCAACGTCAGTCGTACGCCTTGGCCAAGGGTGCCGCGAGGTTCAATCGCGGCTCATTGCGCAAGGCCCGGAGGCTGATGGATCGGTTCGAGGGTTACGAATATGAAGGGGCGATTTCCCTGGCCGGCCTGCAACCGGGTAGCGAGGGCCTCTATCGCAACGTGTACCGGCACGCCCTCGGCGACTTCATCATTCATCAGGGCCGTGTTTATCAGGTGCGGCTGCTGGATCGGACATTACGTCTGTTCGGCACTCGGCGCAGGGCTTATCAACAGCCGATCGCCTTCGATGAAACGGTGGGGCACTGGGACACCTATTTCGCAGTACACGGTACGTTGTACAACCAAGGGCTGTGGGGCGGCGGTAACCTGGTCGGGCATCTGGCCGATGGTCTTGAACCGATCTGGCCGGCGGCTATTCGTCGATGGCTGCCGCGCTGGTTGATTGACCGTGGGGCGGATCGCCAGCGCCGATTGGGCAACACCATCGATGCCTTGTCGCGGCAACTCGACACCCGGCACCGAACTCAAAACGCGGCCCTGCAGCAATACGCCGCCAGCGATGACGCCACCCGTCGCTTGACCCTGGATGCGGTGGACGCTGGATGTGTCAGCGATATTGAACTGGCTACCCAGCGCTACCAGCGTACCCGCGAAATGCTGCCCTTGAGTCATGGCAATCGACGGCAACAGACTCAGGAGCTGTTAAGCCAGTCAGCGCTGGTGGTGGTCGAAAGGACCATTCACCGCGTCGACCTGGCCAGGGATCGCTGTCTGTATTACCTGGACGATATCGCTGGCATTACCGAACAGCTGCTCAAGCTGCCGAGCGGCAGTATCCAGCGCTCCTTGCACCTGACCCGGCAAATGCGCCAGCTGCGCATGAAGCTGATCCATGAACTGCAAGGGATCGACGCCAATCTGGAACAACTCGATCTGTGGCGTCGGCGCCTTCAAGTGCGCGCGGACAAGGCGAGCGTGGCCGAGGATCTGGAGCGTATTGACACGGCACTGTCCGAAGTCAGGCGCGATTACCTCAAGACCCTCAACCATCTGCCCTTGCTCACCCACTACGACCGGATTCTCGACCCTGCCTGGATGTACCTGCATGGGCGGATGGGGCGGGCGCGGACCAAAGTGTATGACGCGTTGAATACGCAAAACAGCCTGCCGGAGGTCATTGCCAATGTGCATCGGCGCAATCAGATTCTGGGCGAGTGCCTGGAGGTGTACGAGCAGTTTGGTCGCGACCTCAACGTGTGGGTCGCCGGTTATGGGCAACACCTCGATCTACCCTGGGTGGCCCCGTTGCAGGGGCTTCTGGAGAAGATGAGCAACCATGCCCGTCACGGCATCAAGCACGGCATCAAGCAGGCCCCGAACGCGAAAGACAGTGGCAAGGAAATCTTTGAAACCGATGGCAATCGCCTGTTGATCGGCACCAAAGCGGTGGACCCGGCGACCCGCCAGACCCGATTCATCATGCCCGGCGAAGACGGACGCGTTGAAAACTGGCTGCCCGCCAGCGCCGGTCAGTATCGACGTCAGGTGCCGTCGGAGCCCTTGCTGCCCGATGCCGTTGTCGACCGCAAAGTGCTGTTGACCGAGGCCCGACAACGCTTGGCGGCCCAGGACAACTACCGGCTGAAGGTCGACGGTTATGCCCGGCAAAACATGCGGCCGGCCGATCTGGATTACATGATGACCAGCGAGGCGGCGGAACTGCGTTTGCGCGCCCGACGTATCGCCCGGGTGTCGGCGCAGGAGCCGATCATCGCGCAGTTGAACACGAAGGCTGAGAGGCTCATCGAGGCCGGGCGCGAATTGCGGATTGCACAAATACTGAACAGCAAGACGCCCACCGAAGGCTATCTGGATGACCTGCATCAACTGGCGACACCCGACCAGCCCCTCGTTGAAATCCGCAAGGTCGGCACCTTGGTGGACCTGGGCCGGCGCGCCGATGGCCGGCCCGACTTCCTGCAAGAGTATGAGGTGCTCGACTTGACCCGGCCCACGCCCACGCCGTTGTGGTACGCACATTTTCATTACGGTTCGGCCAAACCGGTGTTCAACCGGTTCGACAAGGCACATCTGAAAACCCCCGAGCAGCGCAACCTGGGCTTGAAGTGGCAGCAGAAACTGGCCAGTACCGGCGCGACGGTTGATCCGATCTGGCGCGGCCCGATAGGCGAGCCGTTGGCGATCCAGTATTTCGAATCGTTGTTCTGA
- a CDS encoding GlpM family protein, producing MLKAALGAAVVLILAALAKTRNYYIAGLVPLFPTFALIAHYIVGKGRSLDDLKTTIVFGMWSIIPYFVYLATLYVMVDRMRLEASLAVAAVAWLIAATVLVSVWVRLHG from the coding sequence ATTCTCAAAGCGGCACTGGGCGCGGCGGTGGTGCTGATCCTCGCCGCACTGGCCAAGACCAGAAACTATTACATCGCCGGCCTGGTGCCGTTGTTTCCGACCTTCGCGCTGATCGCCCATTACATCGTCGGCAAGGGTCGGTCGCTGGACGATTTGAAGACCACCATCGTGTTTGGCATGTGGTCGATCATTCCGTACTTCGTCTATTTGGCGACGTTGTACGTGATGGTCGACCGCATGCGCCTGGAGGCGTCACTGGCCGTGGCGGCGGTGGCCTGGCTGATCGCGGCGACCGTGCTGGTGTCGGTGTGGGTCAGGTTGCACGGCTGA
- a CDS encoding sigma-54-dependent transcriptional regulator, with amino-acid sequence MNNDLSVLIVEDDPHVLLGCQQALTLEDIPCVGVGSAEEALERVGDNFAGIVISDIRLPGIDGLELLTRLKARDRSLPVVLITGHGDISMAVGAMQKGAYDFMEKPFSPERLVDVARRALEQRSLAREVSSLRRQLAERDSLEGRIIGRSPAMQNLRELIANVADTSANVLIEGETGTGKELVARCLHDFSRRHTQQFVALNCGGLPENLFESEIFGHEANAFTGAGKRRIGKIEHADNGTLFLDEVESMPLPLQIKLLRVLQERTLERLGSNQSVAVDCRVIAATKSDLDESSKKGEFRSDLYYRLNVVTLELPPLRERREDILQLFEHFLQQSSLRFDRAVPELDNQTLSNLMSHEWPGNVRELRNVAERYALGLPAFKKSGASGSNQGLAFAEAVEAFERNLLNDALQRSGGNLTQASLELGMAKTTLFDKVKKYGLSH; translated from the coding sequence ATGAACAACGACCTTAGTGTGCTGATCGTCGAAGACGACCCCCATGTGCTGCTCGGCTGCCAGCAGGCGCTGACCCTGGAAGACATTCCCTGCGTGGGCGTGGGCAGCGCCGAAGAAGCCCTGGAGCGAGTCGGCGATAACTTTGCCGGGATCGTCATCAGCGACATTCGCCTGCCGGGCATCGATGGCCTGGAACTGCTGACCCGGCTCAAGGCCCGCGACCGCAGCCTGCCGGTGGTGCTGATTACCGGCCACGGCGACATCTCCATGGCCGTCGGGGCGATGCAGAAAGGCGCCTACGATTTCATGGAGAAACCCTTCTCCCCGGAACGTCTGGTGGATGTGGCGCGCCGCGCTCTCGAACAACGCAGTCTCGCTCGCGAAGTGTCTTCGTTGCGCCGGCAACTGGCGGAACGGGATTCCCTCGAAGGCCGGATCATCGGCCGCTCGCCGGCCATGCAGAATCTGCGTGAACTGATCGCCAACGTCGCCGACACCTCGGCCAACGTGCTGATCGAGGGCGAGACCGGCACAGGTAAGGAACTGGTCGCCCGTTGCCTGCATGATTTCAGTCGCCGCCACACCCAACAATTCGTCGCGCTGAATTGCGGCGGCTTGCCGGAAAACCTGTTCGAAAGCGAAATCTTCGGCCACGAAGCCAACGCCTTTACCGGCGCCGGCAAACGGCGGATTGGCAAGATCGAACACGCCGACAACGGCACGCTGTTCCTCGACGAAGTGGAAAGCATGCCGCTGCCGTTGCAGATCAAACTGCTGCGGGTGTTGCAGGAGCGCACCCTCGAACGCCTCGGCTCGAACCAGAGCGTGGCGGTGGATTGCCGGGTGATTGCGGCGACCAAGTCCGACCTGGATGAGTCGAGCAAAAAGGGCGAATTCCGCAGCGACCTGTATTACCGCCTCAACGTGGTAACGCTGGAATTGCCGCCGCTGCGCGAACGCCGCGAAGACATCCTGCAACTGTTCGAACACTTCCTGCAGCAGTCATCCCTGCGCTTCGACCGCGCGGTGCCGGAGCTGGACAACCAGACCTTGTCCAACCTGATGAGCCACGAATGGCCGGGTAACGTGCGCGAACTGCGCAACGTCGCCGAGCGTTACGCCCTCGGTTTGCCAGCGTTCAAGAAGTCCGGCGCCAGCGGCAGCAATCAGGGCCTGGCCTTCGCCGAAGCGGTGGAAGCCTTCGAGCGCAACCTGCTCAACGACGCTTTGCAGCGCAGCGGCGGCAACCTGACCCAGGCCAGCCTGGAACTGGGAATGGCCAAGACCACACTATTCGACAAAGTGAAAAAGTACGGGCTGAGCCACTGA